One window of Legionella pneumophila subsp. pneumophila str. Philadelphia 1 genomic DNA carries:
- a CDS encoding alpha/beta hydrolase family protein has translation MSDISRGDIRVKGFTDSEMDFQLIRQLGSSSYRAASVGECLNIANTMKNEDPEEWVRQFERLAEWQKKDGLERMVKNHVISGREQLFKASNSFRAAEYYSPPSSEHHRKLGLNSADCFCTAISSMDIHFENHSIPYKNINLPCYFISPANDGEKRDTVMIVSGFDGTLEEEFLMRGLAAVERGYNVIHFAGPGQMDVFRKYPDTYFEPDFEQVVKRIINYFEFRQEINMAKLTLMGISFGGYFATRAASHEPRIKVLIANSPILDLHAYMCSFVKMDPCEMPDSEDFSINDLPSIPNEVMPPQLKAQTEHLIRRFGQPTFKATFHYLREFTVGDSLNHIKIPCLALLGSGEGGEPGKQFAEFCKITNSAQYEFSDFEGAGSHCQVGNVSYSNAVVYDWLDSL, from the coding sequence ATGAGTGATATCAGTCGTGGCGATATTCGGGTGAAGGGTTTTACTGATTCAGAGATGGATTTTCAACTAATCCGGCAACTGGGATCCAGCAGCTATAGAGCCGCATCAGTAGGTGAATGTTTAAATATTGCAAACACCATGAAAAATGAAGACCCTGAAGAATGGGTCAGACAGTTTGAACGGTTAGCCGAGTGGCAAAAAAAGGACGGTTTGGAACGCATGGTAAAAAACCATGTCATAAGCGGTCGAGAGCAATTGTTCAAAGCCTCCAATTCATTTCGTGCCGCTGAATATTACTCCCCTCCTTCCTCAGAACATCACAGAAAATTGGGATTGAATTCAGCAGATTGCTTTTGCACAGCCATCTCAAGCATGGATATCCATTTTGAAAACCATTCCATTCCTTATAAAAACATCAATCTCCCATGCTATTTTATCTCCCCTGCCAATGATGGAGAAAAACGAGATACCGTCATGATAGTCAGTGGCTTTGATGGAACTTTGGAAGAAGAGTTCCTCATGCGCGGATTAGCTGCGGTAGAACGTGGGTATAATGTGATTCATTTCGCAGGCCCCGGCCAAATGGATGTCTTTCGAAAATATCCGGACACTTATTTTGAGCCTGATTTTGAGCAAGTGGTTAAAAGAATCATTAATTATTTTGAGTTCAGGCAAGAGATCAATATGGCCAAATTGACATTGATGGGCATTAGTTTTGGCGGCTATTTCGCAACTCGTGCCGCGAGCCATGAACCAAGAATCAAAGTTTTAATTGCTAACTCCCCTATTCTGGATTTACATGCTTATATGTGTTCCTTTGTAAAAATGGACCCTTGTGAAATGCCTGATTCTGAAGATTTTAGCATCAATGACTTACCCTCTATACCCAATGAAGTGATGCCCCCTCAACTCAAAGCCCAAACAGAACATTTAATCAGAAGATTTGGGCAACCTACTTTTAAGGCAACATTTCATTATTTAAGAGAGTTCACCGTAGGTGATTCATTAAATCATATTAAAATCCCTTGCCTTGCATTATTAGGAAGTGGCGAAGGAGGAGAGCCTGGAAAACAATTCGCGGAATTTTGCAAAATAACGAATTCTGCACAATATGAATTTAGTGATTTTGAAGGGGCTGGAAGTCATTGTCAGGTAGGCAATGTTTCTTATTCCAATGCTGTGGTTTATGATTGGTTAGACAGTTTATAA
- a CDS encoding GTP cyclohydrolase II encodes MSPDDSKKKSKGHIVLSSHPASHTQAPLKIKWGEKNPKERGPVIASLTNIKNRNAVGTHSGSYSVYRALAVAAGLLDPEHVPDLTDTLPPVDIGPHKQWGEAGKIVSLDPWGHLVASVFSEEIKAGYDIRPTIAVTRAHINIPELHIAMQKGRLKPDGKILSETGDVVVTKAAIEPVWYLPGIAERFQVSEALLRRTLFEQTAGMFPELVTRSDLDVFLPPIGGLTAYFFGDVTTIHNPEIELTCRIHDECNGSDVFGSDICTCRPYLVHGIELSIESAQKGGAGLIVYNRKEGRALGEVTKFLVYNARKRQKGGDTAAKYFERTECVAGVQDMRFQELMSDILHWLGITKIHRFVSMSNMKYDALLKSGINVIERVKIPDELIPPDARVEIDAKRAAGYYSPEGIIDINELAKPKGRALHE; translated from the coding sequence ATGTCACCAGATGATTCAAAGAAAAAATCAAAAGGACACATTGTCTTGTCTTCACACCCGGCAAGCCACACACAAGCTCCATTAAAAATCAAATGGGGTGAAAAAAACCCTAAAGAGAGGGGGCCTGTTATTGCTTCTCTCACTAATATCAAAAATCGAAATGCAGTTGGAACTCACTCAGGGTCTTACTCTGTTTACAGGGCCTTGGCAGTAGCAGCTGGTCTGCTGGATCCCGAACACGTTCCTGATCTGACCGATACCCTGCCTCCTGTTGACATAGGGCCTCATAAGCAATGGGGTGAAGCAGGCAAAATTGTCTCCCTCGATCCCTGGGGGCATCTAGTGGCTTCTGTTTTCTCAGAAGAAATAAAAGCCGGCTATGACATCAGACCAACCATTGCCGTCACAAGGGCACATATTAATATCCCGGAATTGCATATTGCCATGCAAAAAGGCAGATTAAAACCTGATGGAAAAATTTTAAGTGAAACAGGGGATGTCGTGGTGACTAAGGCCGCGATTGAACCAGTCTGGTACTTGCCTGGAATTGCGGAGCGCTTCCAGGTTTCAGAAGCATTGCTCAGACGCACTCTTTTTGAACAAACCGCTGGAATGTTCCCTGAACTGGTGACCCGTAGCGACTTGGATGTCTTTTTGCCGCCCATTGGAGGATTAACTGCTTATTTCTTTGGTGATGTGACTACCATCCATAATCCGGAAATCGAATTAACTTGCCGTATCCATGATGAATGTAATGGCTCCGATGTCTTTGGTTCTGACATATGCACTTGCAGACCATATTTGGTCCATGGAATCGAATTATCCATCGAATCCGCACAAAAAGGAGGCGCAGGCCTTATCGTTTATAATCGCAAAGAAGGAAGAGCTCTTGGGGAGGTCACTAAATTTCTGGTTTATAACGCCAGAAAAAGACAGAAAGGTGGTGACACTGCAGCCAAGTACTTTGAAAGAACGGAATGCGTTGCCGGTGTTCAGGATATGCGTTTCCAGGAATTAATGTCCGATATTCTTCATTGGCTGGGGATCACTAAAATTCATCGCTTCGTTTCAATGTCCAATATGAAATACGATGCCTTGCTCAAATCTGGAATCAATGTTATTGAACGGGTAAAAATACCGGATGAGTTGATTCCTCCAGATGCCCGGGTAGAAATAGATGCCAAGCGTGCAGCAGGATATTACTCACCCGAAGGAATTATTGATATCAACGAATTGGCTAAACCGAAAGGACGTGCCCTTCATGAATAA
- a CDS encoding URC4/urg3 family protein — MNNQEQQIQNVLNTLRDPDTIRTRSHRILNLAKQNRLEHFSLNPERMTTTASYIVDIITSRYPELDIPYHSRWRHFEMDGLPRIHNLRKQLDPISPSEWGKILYELVIISVFLDAGAGPLWRYKEALTEKEYSRSEGLALASLYLYESGAFSADPTNPFRVDAERLLDFKETDLIKGFQVSSTNLLEGIPGRVSLLNRLGEIIHRKEHCFNRRKRLGEFYTYVESLQDNKILPTTKLFEAVLETFNDIWPVRLIYHGVSLGDVWIHSALKTNEAGSEYIPFHKLSQWLTYSLVEPLEQTGIDIADLDVLTGLPEYRNGGLLIDTELLKVRNNKILEQPQDPGSEPIVEWRALTVALLDELALLIRQQLNMNAESLPLAKILQGGTWEAGRQIAQKKRINGTPPIEIISDGTIF; from the coding sequence ATGAATAATCAAGAGCAGCAAATACAAAATGTTTTGAATACGCTTCGTGATCCTGACACCATAAGAACCCGGTCGCATCGTATTTTAAACTTGGCAAAACAAAATCGGCTGGAACACTTTTCCCTGAACCCGGAACGAATGACAACAACGGCATCGTATATCGTAGACATTATCACCAGCCGTTATCCTGAGCTTGATATTCCATATCACAGCCGCTGGCGTCATTTTGAAATGGATGGCCTTCCCCGAATTCATAATTTACGCAAACAACTGGATCCAATTTCCCCCTCAGAATGGGGAAAAATACTCTACGAACTGGTCATCATCAGTGTTTTCCTCGATGCAGGGGCAGGCCCCCTATGGCGCTATAAAGAAGCTCTCACTGAAAAGGAGTACAGTCGCTCTGAAGGATTAGCCCTGGCCAGTTTATACCTCTATGAAAGTGGGGCATTTAGCGCTGACCCAACTAACCCGTTTCGCGTGGATGCCGAGCGTCTGCTTGACTTTAAAGAAACGGATCTCATAAAAGGTTTTCAGGTTAGCTCTACCAATCTGCTTGAAGGAATACCCGGTCGAGTATCCTTGCTTAATCGCCTTGGAGAAATCATTCATCGCAAGGAACACTGTTTTAATCGCCGAAAACGTCTTGGTGAATTTTATACTTATGTGGAATCCTTGCAAGACAACAAAATACTGCCTACTACCAAATTATTCGAGGCCGTGTTAGAAACATTCAATGACATATGGCCTGTTCGATTGATCTATCATGGAGTATCTTTAGGCGATGTCTGGATCCACAGCGCATTGAAAACCAATGAGGCCGGATCTGAATACATACCCTTTCACAAATTATCACAATGGCTCACTTATTCTTTAGTAGAACCACTGGAACAAACAGGTATTGATATTGCTGATTTGGATGTATTGACCGGATTGCCTGAGTATCGAAATGGTGGTTTACTAATCGATACCGAACTATTAAAAGTAAGAAATAATAAAATTCTGGAGCAACCTCAAGACCCTGGCTCAGAGCCCATAGTAGAATGGCGTGCTTTAACCGTAGCCTTGCTGGATGAGCTAGCGCTATTAATCAGGCAACAGCTCAACATGAATGCAGAATCTCTTCCCTTAGCCAAAATACTGCAAGGAGGCACTTGGGAGGCGGGACGACAGATTGCACAAAAGAAACGAATTAATGGAACACCCCCAATAGAAATTATCAGTGATGGCACGATATTTTAA
- the upp gene encoding uracil phosphoribosyltransferase, with product MDFNQVKVINHPLIQHKLTIMRKKETSTVKFRTLMHEVSMLLAYEVTRDLEIEYEEIETPLATMQSPVLKGKKLVFVSILRAGNGLLDGMLQLVPTARIGHIGLYRDPKTLEAVEYYFKLPEHTQDRDVIVVDPMLATGNSAIAAVKEVKALHPKSIKFLCLLASPEGISNFHGEHPDVPIFTAAIDEQLNDHGYIVPGLGDAGDRLYGTKLAH from the coding sequence ATGGACTTCAATCAAGTTAAGGTTATAAATCATCCTCTCATTCAGCACAAACTCACCATAATGAGAAAAAAAGAAACCAGCACAGTAAAATTTCGGACACTCATGCACGAAGTCAGTATGCTATTAGCCTATGAAGTCACTCGGGATTTGGAAATAGAGTACGAAGAAATAGAAACTCCTTTGGCCACTATGCAATCACCTGTTTTGAAAGGAAAAAAACTTGTTTTTGTCTCGATATTACGCGCGGGTAATGGTCTACTGGACGGCATGTTACAATTAGTTCCTACTGCCCGAATTGGTCATATAGGTCTCTATCGAGATCCCAAAACGCTGGAAGCAGTCGAATACTACTTCAAGCTACCTGAACACACACAAGACAGAGATGTTATTGTTGTTGACCCCATGCTGGCGACAGGAAATTCAGCCATTGCCGCGGTTAAAGAGGTCAAGGCATTACATCCCAAGTCAATTAAATTTCTTTGTCTACTGGCCTCTCCTGAAGGAATTTCCAATTTTCATGGAGAACATCCTGATGTCCCAATATTCACCGCAGCCATAGATGAGCAGCTGAATGATCATGGATACATTGTTCCTGGTTTAGGAGACGCAGGAGACAGGCTATATGGCACAAAACTGGCTCATTAA
- the dctA gene encoding C4-dicarboxylate transporter DctA, which translates to MNFLKKLYVQVLLGVFIGILLGYFLPDVGVQLKAIADVFIKIIKMLISPIIFLTLVSGIAAMNDMRQVGRLAGGALLFFTFITTLALLIGLLATDYFKPGVGLNVNPNSLDAKEASSYLEGAHKVTNVTDLLINIIPRTFISAFVDGELLQVIFISILFAIGLILTGNMGKSLVNGMQILSNVFFKIIHLVMYMAPIAAFAAMAFSVGKFGVGPLFNLIGLLACYYLTSIFFILIILGSLLQWYCKINIWHLLRYLKDELLIVWSTASSETVLPSLMQKLERLGCEQSVVGLILPLGYSFNLAGTAIYLTMAAMFIAQATNTDLTVWQELSLLGVMIISSKGAAGVSGSGFIVLASSLATIGHIPAAGVVLVLGIDKFMNEARSIINMMANAIATIIISRWQQSLDYQKTQFELQEKGQAETKSVYASEM; encoded by the coding sequence ATGAATTTTCTTAAAAAATTATATGTACAAGTTCTTCTGGGTGTTTTCATTGGTATTTTGCTTGGATATTTTTTGCCTGATGTAGGGGTTCAATTAAAAGCTATAGCCGATGTTTTTATCAAAATCATTAAGATGCTAATTTCTCCTATTATATTTCTCACCCTGGTCTCCGGAATCGCAGCAATGAATGATATGAGGCAAGTTGGGCGCTTGGCAGGTGGGGCATTGCTTTTTTTTACGTTCATCACAACTCTGGCATTGCTAATAGGTCTTCTGGCGACAGATTATTTTAAGCCTGGTGTTGGTTTAAATGTGAATCCCAATTCTCTGGATGCCAAGGAAGCGAGTTCATACCTTGAGGGGGCACATAAGGTAACCAATGTGACTGATCTGCTAATTAATATTATCCCGAGAACTTTTATTAGCGCTTTTGTCGATGGTGAGCTGCTGCAAGTTATTTTTATTTCGATATTGTTTGCTATAGGTCTGATTCTTACAGGCAATATGGGCAAATCTTTGGTTAATGGGATGCAAATCCTGTCTAATGTCTTTTTTAAAATCATTCATCTTGTAATGTATATGGCGCCTATAGCTGCCTTTGCTGCTATGGCGTTCAGCGTTGGGAAATTTGGAGTTGGCCCTTTGTTTAATTTAATTGGATTATTGGCTTGTTATTATCTGACCTCCATTTTCTTTATCTTGATTATCTTGGGAAGTCTTTTGCAATGGTACTGCAAAATTAATATCTGGCATCTGTTACGATATTTAAAGGATGAGCTTTTAATCGTATGGAGTACTGCTTCCTCCGAAACCGTACTGCCAAGTTTGATGCAGAAACTGGAGCGATTGGGGTGTGAGCAATCTGTAGTCGGTTTGATCTTGCCATTAGGATATTCTTTTAATTTGGCAGGAACTGCAATCTATTTAACAATGGCAGCTATGTTTATTGCACAGGCTACCAATACTGATTTAACTGTTTGGCAGGAACTGTCGCTTCTGGGAGTTATGATCATTAGTTCCAAGGGTGCCGCTGGGGTGTCCGGAAGCGGATTTATTGTGTTGGCAAGCTCATTAGCTACGATAGGACATATTCCTGCTGCAGGTGTCGTTCTTGTTTTGGGTATCGATAAATTCATGAATGAAGCCAGGTCAATTATTAATATGATGGCTAATGCAATCGCCACGATTATTATTTCCAGGTGGCAACAATCTTTGGATTACCAGAAAACTCAATTTGAATTGCAAGAAAAAGGACAAGCAGAAACCAAAAGTGTTTATGCTAGTGAGATGTAA
- a CDS encoding DedA family protein has translation MQNIQHLIDYILHIDVYLNAFVSTYGFWTYLALFAVIFCETGLIVTPFLPGDSLLFAAGSIAAQPGNPMNIMLLFVLLFMASILGNQVNFLVGRAIGPRVFSAKRSWLLNPKHLHDTHAFYEKHGGKTIILARFIPIIRTFAPFIAGIGRMRSLHFTLFNLISAILWIGSLLSLGYYLGSIPLIKENFSLVIYGVIAISILPPIIALISKKSTSSIKK, from the coding sequence ATGCAAAACATACAGCACCTGATTGACTACATTCTTCATATCGATGTTTATTTAAATGCCTTTGTATCAACATATGGGTTTTGGACTTATCTTGCGTTATTTGCTGTCATCTTTTGTGAGACAGGCCTTATCGTCACTCCTTTCTTACCAGGAGACTCCCTGTTATTTGCTGCAGGAAGTATAGCAGCTCAACCAGGAAACCCTATGAATATCATGCTGTTGTTTGTTTTGCTTTTCATGGCTTCGATATTAGGGAATCAAGTGAATTTCCTTGTAGGGCGTGCAATAGGCCCTCGTGTCTTTAGCGCTAAACGCTCCTGGTTACTGAATCCCAAGCATCTGCATGATACCCATGCTTTTTATGAGAAGCATGGCGGCAAAACAATAATACTGGCGCGTTTTATTCCCATAATACGCACCTTTGCTCCATTTATTGCAGGTATTGGCAGGATGCGATCATTGCATTTCACGCTTTTCAATCTGATCAGCGCCATACTTTGGATTGGAAGTCTTCTTAGCCTGGGATATTATTTAGGCTCAATCCCATTAATAAAAGAGAATTTCTCATTGGTTATCTATGGGGTCATAGCGATTTCAATTTTACCGCCCATCATCGCTTTAATTAGTAAAAAATCGACGTCCTCAATTAAAAAATAA
- the lem21 gene encoding Dot/Icm T4SS effector Lem21, translating to MAKTIKATGDGACLFNAVSIGLSVEILSGRLDSQLDTPGYQALLDEFAKHHPQFNPKSWKTLKEWLAYYNDTRDIELILAPVLFNLNQKYQDHLDEEILNELTNLVWKNKANIENGQAWFQLQNTGDLGEALFPKLENLDLKKDRAPLLDKLREILKDYKLELTRENVKQFLTEKAKELLSALKKKISSDPHAFQRGYSCDELKGMTDALAISLVENREEDITDNRIKIRLENQEEHWNVLCNEEDSERFLDSTPSRLKMTSLEAYRGDKQVSAPTSEQLDLIEEPGVFLRERTIDNPGLGNCAFYAFAIGLVNIIQEEAKYNRRTMFDRWVGLDRSISGQYDEILKLNLEDPDKELLDRLQSSLRIVTYQYQIRELRNVCVFRNGNYNRLTGNSNFVNFAALYYGDPLDTDSRFNPFADSVPILIKMANIDRDSVHPGHENDVLVPLFLDLLYGDTTNPADITLETEPKSDSPIITAMNNITQDFFWGTHLDLNYLAEAFEVNLHVLRNNSPIQEFVDIPERHTLTLTNSNNTHWTTQITTARATTGMLLGRNPHLSGAKRTGEQQRVNEGFPGKESANDFMIPPFDEISNPHHKKEVETNKPIGKGFFHDRPVVSEEQRKLEQLKRIVANATLAYTTYSESIWFCFFHYHGQTGRDRANNFCKTFSKITDYGQAKEALVHYLNDSRNGNTHPHSYRTMLLHELQGNHDNKKDLQYLSRHFTSSLNKLASVLEVQLFANRYVP from the coding sequence ATGGCGAAGACAATTAAGGCTACTGGAGATGGCGCTTGTCTGTTTAATGCAGTGTCAATCGGACTGAGTGTCGAGATCTTGAGCGGAAGACTGGATTCGCAGCTGGATACACCCGGTTATCAGGCCTTGCTGGATGAATTTGCCAAACATCACCCGCAATTTAACCCCAAAAGCTGGAAAACTTTAAAAGAGTGGCTAGCCTATTACAACGATACCAGAGACATTGAGCTGATTTTAGCACCCGTATTATTTAATTTGAATCAGAAATATCAAGATCATCTGGATGAAGAAATTCTCAATGAATTAACCAATCTTGTATGGAAAAATAAGGCCAATATTGAAAATGGCCAAGCCTGGTTTCAATTGCAAAACACAGGGGATTTGGGCGAGGCACTTTTTCCCAAATTGGAAAATCTGGATTTGAAAAAAGACAGGGCTCCTTTATTAGATAAATTACGAGAAATTCTTAAAGACTACAAACTTGAACTGACACGTGAAAATGTAAAACAATTTCTGACCGAAAAGGCTAAAGAATTATTATCCGCTTTAAAGAAAAAGATCAGTTCAGATCCTCATGCCTTTCAAAGGGGTTATAGCTGTGATGAGTTAAAGGGTATGACAGATGCCTTAGCGATCAGTCTGGTTGAGAATAGAGAAGAGGACATTACGGACAACCGAATCAAAATCAGATTAGAGAACCAGGAAGAGCATTGGAATGTATTGTGTAATGAAGAAGATAGCGAGCGTTTTCTGGATTCGACACCCTCACGTTTGAAAATGACTTCCTTGGAGGCTTATCGAGGTGATAAACAAGTTAGTGCACCAACATCTGAGCAGTTGGATTTGATTGAAGAGCCTGGCGTTTTTTTAAGAGAAAGAACCATTGATAACCCTGGCCTTGGCAATTGCGCTTTTTATGCCTTTGCGATAGGTTTGGTGAATATAATTCAGGAAGAGGCAAAGTATAATAGAAGAACCATGTTTGATCGATGGGTAGGTCTCGACAGGTCAATTTCAGGTCAATACGATGAGATTTTGAAACTTAATCTCGAAGATCCCGATAAAGAATTACTGGACAGGTTGCAAAGCTCCTTAAGAATAGTGACTTATCAATATCAAATACGAGAATTAAGAAATGTCTGTGTATTCAGAAATGGAAATTATAATCGATTAACTGGAAACAGTAATTTTGTTAATTTTGCAGCCTTATATTATGGCGATCCTCTGGATACAGATTCTCGATTCAATCCTTTTGCCGATTCTGTTCCTATACTGATTAAAATGGCAAACATTGATCGAGACAGTGTTCATCCAGGACATGAAAACGATGTATTGGTTCCTCTCTTTTTAGATTTATTATATGGTGACACTACGAATCCAGCTGATATCACCCTGGAAACAGAACCAAAGAGTGATTCACCTATCATTACTGCGATGAATAACATCACTCAGGATTTTTTCTGGGGCACCCATTTGGATTTAAATTATTTAGCCGAAGCGTTTGAGGTAAATCTTCATGTGCTAAGGAATAATAGTCCAATTCAAGAGTTTGTCGATATTCCCGAGCGACACACTCTTACTTTAACTAATAGCAATAATACCCATTGGACTACCCAAATTACAACGGCGAGAGCCACTACAGGAATGCTTTTGGGGCGAAACCCTCACCTGAGTGGAGCTAAAAGAACCGGGGAGCAACAGCGAGTTAACGAGGGGTTTCCTGGAAAAGAATCAGCCAACGATTTTATGATACCTCCTTTTGATGAAATATCTAACCCCCATCATAAGAAAGAGGTAGAGACCAATAAACCAATCGGTAAAGGGTTTTTCCATGATAGACCGGTAGTTAGTGAAGAGCAGAGAAAATTGGAGCAATTAAAACGAATTGTTGCCAATGCTACGCTCGCTTACACTACCTACAGTGAAAGCATCTGGTTTTGCTTCTTTCATTATCATGGTCAAACAGGCCGAGATCGGGCTAATAACTTCTGCAAAACATTTTCTAAAATAACAGATTATGGCCAAGCCAAAGAAGCTTTGGTTCATTATTTAAATGACAGCAGGAATGGAAATACACATCCACATTCCTACAGAACAATGTTACTGCATGAATTACAAGGGAATCATGACAATAAAAAAGATTTGCAATATTTGTCCAGGCATTTTACTTCTTCTTTAAATAAACTAGCATCTGTTTTAGAAGTGCAATTGTTTGCCAACAGATATGTTCCTTAG
- a CDS encoding GMP synthase: protein MNLGILLCDKVSEVFVADHGQYPEMFANLLRPADSTLELTVFDAEHGELPTDIHAVDAYLISGSRHGVNDDYPWIRKLEEFVRTLHASQKKLIGICFGHQLIAKALGGKVIKSPKGWGVGMSQNQIYQFKEWMRPSLNCFNLLVSHQDQVIELPTGAEILAGSDFCPNYMMQIGSFFSVQGHPEFTKSYSRDLMVSREDSVNEIEFAKGMKSLELHEDDTIIAQWIVNFLKA, encoded by the coding sequence ATGAATCTTGGTATTTTGCTTTGTGATAAGGTAAGTGAAGTATTTGTTGCGGATCATGGTCAATACCCTGAGATGTTTGCCAATCTATTGCGCCCGGCGGATTCTACTCTTGAATTGACTGTATTTGATGCAGAGCATGGGGAGCTGCCAACAGATATCCATGCCGTAGACGCTTATCTGATATCAGGAAGTCGACATGGGGTGAATGATGATTATCCCTGGATAAGAAAGCTTGAAGAGTTTGTTCGTACTTTGCATGCTTCCCAAAAAAAATTAATTGGTATTTGCTTTGGGCATCAATTAATAGCGAAAGCCTTAGGTGGAAAAGTGATTAAATCTCCCAAGGGTTGGGGGGTAGGTATGTCACAAAATCAAATTTACCAATTCAAAGAATGGATGAGACCATCTCTAAATTGCTTCAACTTGCTGGTTAGCCATCAAGATCAGGTGATTGAGTTACCAACCGGTGCGGAGATATTGGCAGGGAGTGATTTTTGTCCAAATTATATGATGCAAATTGGTTCTTTCTTTAGTGTGCAGGGGCACCCTGAGTTTACTAAATCTTATTCTCGTGATTTGATGGTGTCTCGCGAGGATTCGGTCAATGAAATTGAATTTGCAAAAGGGATGAAATCTCTTGAGTTACATGAGGATGACACAATTATTGCCCAGTGGATAGTTAATTTTTTAAAAGCCTGA
- a CDS encoding iron-containing alcohol dehydrogenase, with the protein MKNQSLIVNWNYPTRILVGAGRINELAKVCRELGMNAPLLVTDPGLASSLMVSKVIQQAQASGLRTGLFCQIKTNPTGDNVMNGVYAFKAGQHDGVIAFGGGSALDAGKAIALMVGQDRPLWDFEDVGDNWTRVNVSAMAPVLAIPTTAGTGSEVGRASVITDAEKQVKKIIFHPKMLPAMVILDPVLTVGLPKSLTAATGMDALSHCLEAYCSNYYHPMAEGIALEGIRLIKENLIQAYKDGSDLEARTHMLVASAMGATAFQRGLGAMHALAHPLGAIYDVHHGRLNAVLMPYVLLANRSEIENKIEHLANYLSIANGFDGFLDWIEQMRLELGIENTLSQLGIDHSQIDRLAKMATEDAAAASNPVLFTLEQYKELLSKAIGE; encoded by the coding sequence ATGAAAAACCAATCATTAATTGTCAATTGGAATTACCCGACACGAATCCTGGTTGGGGCTGGGCGAATCAATGAACTAGCGAAAGTATGTCGTGAGTTAGGCATGAATGCTCCTCTGTTAGTCACAGACCCGGGATTGGCTTCGTCGTTAATGGTGAGTAAAGTCATACAACAGGCTCAGGCATCCGGTTTGCGAACGGGGTTATTTTGCCAAATTAAAACAAATCCTACCGGTGACAATGTGATGAATGGAGTCTATGCTTTTAAAGCTGGCCAGCATGATGGCGTGATTGCTTTCGGAGGTGGCTCGGCTTTGGATGCCGGCAAAGCCATCGCTTTAATGGTTGGCCAGGATCGACCTTTATGGGATTTTGAGGACGTGGGTGATAACTGGACTCGGGTGAATGTTTCAGCCATGGCCCCAGTTCTTGCCATTCCAACAACAGCAGGAACTGGTTCAGAGGTCGGGCGAGCTTCTGTAATTACCGATGCTGAAAAGCAGGTTAAAAAAATCATTTTTCATCCTAAAATGTTGCCTGCTATGGTTATTCTGGATCCAGTGTTAACAGTCGGTCTTCCCAAATCACTTACTGCAGCTACAGGTATGGATGCTCTTTCCCATTGTCTTGAAGCTTATTGTTCCAATTATTATCATCCTATGGCAGAAGGTATTGCGTTGGAAGGAATAAGATTAATCAAGGAGAACTTAATTCAAGCTTACAAGGATGGTAGTGACCTGGAGGCAAGAACCCATATGCTGGTTGCTTCAGCAATGGGGGCTACCGCCTTTCAGCGTGGTCTTGGAGCGATGCATGCCTTGGCTCATCCATTAGGTGCAATTTATGATGTCCATCACGGGCGGCTTAATGCGGTTTTGATGCCCTATGTTTTATTGGCTAATCGTAGTGAAATTGAAAACAAGATAGAGCACCTGGCAAATTATTTGTCAATAGCAAATGGATTTGATGGTTTTTTGGATTGGATAGAGCAGATGAGATTAGAGTTAGGAATCGAAAATACATTAAGTCAGTTAGGTATTGATCATTCGCAGATAGACAGACTGGCAAAAATGGCCACCGAGGATGCGGCAGCAGCTTCCAATCCTGTTCTTTTTACATTAGAGCAATACAAAGAACTATTGAGCAAAGCCATTGGTGAGTAA